In bacterium, a single window of DNA contains:
- a CDS encoding biopolymer transporter ExbD, producing MSRFRWNRTPQEDGPLAEVNMTPLIDVSLVLVIILLLATPLAFEASFELGRTSTARTEVSEAGLVPRVEVGILSDAEVRVNDLVVPVADLPATIAPLIALATDKQVAVRCADGVSHGTFVQVLDITKLSGAMGIAVARN from the coding sequence GTGAGCCGCTTCCGCTGGAACCGCACGCCGCAGGAGGATGGTCCCCTCGCCGAGGTGAACATGACGCCGCTGATCGACGTCTCCCTCGTGCTGGTGATCATCCTGCTGCTGGCGACGCCGCTGGCCTTCGAGGCGAGCTTCGAGCTGGGCCGCACGAGCACGGCCCGCACCGAGGTCTCCGAAGCGGGGCTCGTGCCGCGCGTGGAGGTCGGCATCCTCTCGGACGCCGAGGTCCGGGTGAACGACCTCGTCGTGCCGGTGGCCGATCTGCCGGCGACCATCGCGCCCCTGATCGCGCTGGCCACGGACAAGCAGGTCGCCGTCCGGTGCGCCGACGGCGTCAGCCACGGCACCTTCGTGCAGGTGCTCGACATCACCAAGCTCAGCGGGGCCATGGGCATCGCCGTGGCCCGCAACTGA
- a CDS encoding MotA/TolQ/ExbB proton channel family protein → MFVEFDWLGAVTESPILMVLLACSVFTLGFALERLIYFRKRTGDADATLVDALQSVRRGEIAEAVAYCKSNHHPMGAVAAATIRGYQSAPAETEEVMQVALSQQKLLLERNTGLLGTMAAIAPLIGLLGTVWGIMRAFHAMSAAGAASPSVVAAGVAEALVTTAAGLVIAVPAVMLYNHFNRRMNTMLTVAENHTRSLCVALREHDAGAAAEVAEVIRAAGAAGKAVARDVAVAVGS, encoded by the coding sequence ATGTTCGTGGAATTCGATTGGCTCGGCGCCGTGACCGAGAGCCCCATCCTGATGGTGCTCCTGGCCTGCAGCGTGTTCACCCTGGGCTTCGCCCTCGAGCGGCTCATCTACTTCCGCAAGCGCACCGGCGACGCCGACGCGACCCTCGTCGACGCGCTGCAGTCGGTCCGGCGGGGCGAGATCGCCGAGGCCGTGGCCTACTGCAAGAGCAACCACCACCCCATGGGCGCCGTCGCCGCGGCCACCATCCGCGGCTACCAGAGCGCGCCGGCCGAGACCGAGGAGGTCATGCAGGTGGCCCTCAGCCAGCAGAAACTGCTGCTCGAGCGGAACACCGGCCTGCTGGGCACCATGGCGGCCATCGCGCCGCTGATCGGTCTGCTCGGCACGGTGTGGGGCATCATGCGGGCCTTCCATGCCATGAGCGCGGCCGGCGCGGCGTCGCCCTCGGTGGTGGCCGCCGGCGTGGCCGAGGCCCTCGTGACGACGGCGGCGGGCCTGGTCATCGCCGTGCCCGCGGTCATGCTCTACAACCACTTCAACCGGCGCATGAACACCATGCTGACGGTGGCGGAGAACCACACGCGCAGCCTGTGCGTGGCCCTGCGCGAACACGACGCCGGCGCCGCGGCCGAGGTCGCCGAGGTCATCCGCGCCGCTGGCGCCGCCGGCAAGGCCGTCGCGCGCGACGTGGCCGTCGCGGTGGGGAGCTGA